Genomic window (Streptomyces sp. TG1A-60):
GACGATCTCCGAAGTCGCCCGGGAGCTTGAGCTGAACTCGGAGACGCTACGCGGCTGGGTGAAGAAGTACCAGAAGCAGCAGGAACCGGCCCCCGACGCGGAACTGACGGTGAACGAGCGAGCGCGCCTGAAGGAACTCGAACGACGCAACCGCGAGCTGGAGATGGAAGTTACCTTCCTGAAAAAAGCCGCAGCGTACTTCGCGAAGGATCCCCGGTAGCAAGCAAGTACGAGTTCATCGACGAGATGCGGCTCGACACCGAGAAGTACGCATACAGCGTCGAGTTCATGTGCGGCCGACTCGGCGTCTCCAGATCCGGCTACTACGACTGGCGATCCCGCCCGGAATCCGCGACAGCTCAGCGGCGCGAAGAACTGAAATTGCTCATCGAGAAAGCCTTCGACATGTCCGACAGCACC
Coding sequences:
- a CDS encoding transposase, with product MAPPSKYSPEFREEAVQIALRSSKTISEVARELELNSETLRGWVKKYQKQQEPAPDAELTVNERARLKELERRNRELEMEVTFLKKAAAYFAKDPR
- a CDS encoding IS3 family transposase gives rise to the protein MRLDTEKYAYSVEFMCGRLGVSRSGYYDWRSRPESATAQRREELKLLIEKAFDMSDSTYGHRRIQAQLHRWGVAAGVGGRRGAGAGFIYRREWINLSNT